Proteins found in one Desulforegula conservatrix Mb1Pa genomic segment:
- a CDS encoding divergent polysaccharide deacetylase family protein has translation MAKKSPKKKKTPASGPITENLKKMAAALMILAAITFLGAVLLRIFLEPSQPIVSTKKTPPPKENIVKPPQPEKTVTRKPETEKEPDDEESLEFEIYSEDTIKEDKPGVDQLPPGDHTPRIAIIIDDIGNDRQIAEKFMDIGVNLTFAILPYGTYHKSLAARANARGFEVMLHLPMEPNEYPKVKPGRSAIMAGMSPDTVINRMNENMEEIPYIKGINNHMGSRVTSNSTQMYQVFTAIKKKDLYFIDSRTTSNTICKPSARLFRIPFAERDVFLDHVQTEAAIEAQLKKLIIIAKAKGQAVGIGHPHEETYAVLKRMLPELGKEVSFVHASGVVKVPN, from the coding sequence ATGGCAAAAAAAAGTCCAAAAAAGAAAAAGACCCCGGCTTCAGGGCCGATCACTGAAAATCTGAAAAAAATGGCGGCGGCTCTTATGATTCTCGCCGCCATTACTTTTTTAGGCGCGGTTCTGCTCAGGATTTTCTTAGAACCTTCACAACCTATTGTTTCAACAAAGAAAACTCCTCCTCCAAAAGAAAACATAGTCAAGCCTCCACAGCCTGAAAAAACTGTGACCAGGAAGCCTGAAACTGAAAAAGAACCCGATGATGAAGAATCGCTCGAATTCGAAATTTACAGCGAAGACACCATCAAGGAAGACAAGCCAGGCGTGGATCAACTCCCGCCCGGAGATCACACTCCAAGAATTGCAATCATCATTGATGACATTGGCAATGACAGGCAGATTGCTGAAAAATTTATGGACATCGGAGTCAACCTGACTTTTGCCATTCTTCCATACGGGACTTATCACAAGAGTCTTGCGGCAAGGGCTAATGCCCGGGGATTTGAAGTCATGCTCCATCTGCCCATGGAGCCCAACGAATATCCCAAAGTGAAGCCTGGTCGTAGCGCAATCATGGCTGGAATGTCTCCGGACACAGTAATCAACCGTATGAATGAAAACATGGAAGAAATTCCTTATATAAAAGGAATCAACAATCATATGGGATCAAGGGTCACGTCCAATTCCACCCAGATGTATCAGGTTTTTACCGCAATAAAAAAGAAGGATCTGTATTTTATTGACAGCAGAACCACTTCAAATACTATCTGCAAGCCGTCCGCCAGGCTTTTCAGAATTCCTTTTGCTGAAAGGGATGTTTTTCTTGATCATGTTCAGACCGAAGCTGCCATAGAAGCCCAGTTGAAAAAACTGATCATAATAGCAAAGGCGAAGGGGCAGGCTGTGGGAATTGGTCATCCCCATGAAGAAACATATGCTGTTTTGAAAAGAATGCTGCCGGAGCTTGGCAAGGAAGTTTCTTTCGTCCATGCTTCCGGCGTAGTCAAGGTGCCTAACTGA
- a CDS encoding anthranilate synthase component II, whose product MKRLLVIDNFDSFTFNLVQMFKAKGVETIVKRNNEININEAQMIDPSHLLISPGPKTPADSGCSIGMIEFFHNRIPVLGVCLGMQCIAEFFGGKTIRAALPVHGKTSLVFHNTKDLFESIPTPFKAARYHSLIVEPNDETTEITAKTEDGVIMGVKHKNLPVFGAQFHPESFMTEHGDILIDNFLNAGKKT is encoded by the coding sequence ATGAAAAGACTTCTCGTAATAGACAACTTCGATTCCTTTACCTTTAATTTGGTTCAGATGTTCAAGGCAAAGGGAGTTGAAACAATTGTCAAAAGAAATAATGAAATTAATATCAACGAAGCCCAAATGATTGATCCTTCTCATCTGCTAATTAGCCCTGGCCCAAAGACTCCGGCTGATTCAGGTTGCAGCATAGGTATGATTGAATTCTTCCATAACAGAATCCCGGTTCTTGGCGTATGTTTAGGCATGCAGTGCATCGCAGAATTTTTTGGAGGAAAAACAATAAGAGCCGCCCTTCCTGTCCACGGAAAAACCAGTCTTGTTTTTCATAATACAAAAGACCTTTTTGAATCAATTCCGACGCCCTTTAAAGCTGCAAGATACCATTCACTCATTGTGGAACCCAATGATGAAACGACAGAAATTACCGCAAAAACCGAAGACGGTGTTATCATGGGCGTAAAGCATAAAAACCTCCCTGTTTTTGGTGCGCAGTTTCATCCGGAGAGCTTCATGACTGAACATGGTGATATCCTGATCGACAATTTTCTAAATGCTGGCAAAAAAACATGA
- a CDS encoding S41 family peptidase, with amino-acid sequence MLKLTRKYPRLSTVLTVTVVICILGAGYVREIFAGAETSEETYKSLKQLTEVLEEIQYNYVDEVKPNELIQKAIEGMVSSLDPHSAFMPPENFADLQMETKGEFSGIGIVLTMKDGAITVISPIDGTPAAKAGIKAEDIILKVDDEQTRDMQLWEAVKKMRGKKGTHVKITIFREGTKEPLDFDLVRDDIPLESVKWAELEPGYGYVLITNFRESTAEDTEKAIKALESGPNPLKGLVIDLRGNPGGLLDQAIEIADLFIDKGPIVSTKGRKKENNRTWEATPNTTPRNYPIALLINSGSASASEIVAGALQDTNKAIVVGTTSFGKGSVQTVKPLKDGYGLKYTIARYYTPNGRSIQAEGIVPDIEVTYEEPKKDDKAAAEEKKKKSLFLKEKDLKNHLVNPGTTENGETKEKEKIEDKKDDKSAKKEKVKMRKSSDTFEAERLLDDNQVRRGLDLLIGYSVFKNIKTK; translated from the coding sequence ATGCTCAAGCTAACCAGAAAATATCCTCGCCTCTCAACTGTTCTGACCGTAACCGTAGTCATCTGTATTCTCGGTGCCGGTTATGTCAGGGAAATATTTGCGGGTGCGGAAACTTCTGAAGAAACGTACAAATCCCTCAAGCAGCTAACAGAGGTTCTGGAAGAAATCCAGTACAACTATGTGGATGAAGTAAAACCCAACGAACTTATACAGAAAGCCATAGAAGGAATGGTAAGCAGCCTGGATCCTCATTCCGCTTTCATGCCACCTGAAAATTTTGCTGATCTGCAGATGGAGACAAAAGGTGAGTTCAGCGGAATCGGTATAGTCCTGACCATGAAAGACGGGGCAATAACCGTAATATCTCCAATTGATGGTACTCCAGCGGCAAAGGCGGGAATAAAGGCCGAAGACATCATTTTGAAAGTGGATGATGAACAGACCAGGGATATGCAGCTCTGGGAAGCTGTCAAAAAGATGCGCGGCAAAAAAGGAACGCATGTCAAGATCACCATTTTCCGCGAGGGAACCAAAGAACCCCTTGATTTTGATCTCGTGAGGGATGATATTCCCCTGGAAAGCGTGAAATGGGCAGAGCTTGAACCTGGATACGGTTATGTTCTCATAACAAACTTCAGGGAATCGACTGCAGAAGATACTGAAAAGGCAATCAAGGCTCTTGAAAGCGGCCCTAATCCTCTTAAGGGCCTTGTCATAGACCTCAGAGGTAATCCTGGCGGTCTCCTTGACCAAGCAATCGAAATAGCCGATCTTTTCATAGACAAGGGGCCTATTGTTTCGACAAAGGGCCGCAAAAAAGAAAATAACAGGACATGGGAAGCTACTCCAAACACGACGCCGAGAAATTATCCCATAGCGCTTCTGATAAACAGCGGCAGCGCAAGCGCTTCTGAAATTGTTGCCGGAGCTCTTCAGGATACCAATAAGGCGATTGTTGTTGGAACGACTTCTTTCGGAAAAGGATCGGTACAGACTGTCAAGCCTCTTAAAGATGGATACGGTCTGAAATATACGATCGCCAGATATTATACCCCTAACGGTAGATCAATCCAGGCCGAAGGCATTGTTCCTGATATTGAAGTGACATACGAAGAACCGAAGAAGGATGATAAGGCCGCAGCCGAAGAAAAAAAGAAAAAGAGCCTTTTCCTCAAGGAAAAAGACCTTAAGAATCACCTTGTAAATCCTGGAACAACAGAAAATGGGGAAACCAAGGAAAAAGAGAAGATAGAAGATAAGAAGGATGATAAATCCGCAAAGAAAGAAAAAGTAAAAATGCGGAAGAGTTCGGATACCTTTGAAGCAGAAAGACTTCTCGATGATAATCAGGTAAGAAGAGGACTTGATCTTCTCATCGGTTACAGCGTTTTTAAAAACATTAAGACAAAATAA
- the pyrE gene encoding orotate phosphoribosyltransferase has product MKEELLRILCEKSVKTSDEPVFKLVSGKMSDFYVNCKPTTLSPRGMYLIGNLVFDAIRGANPRGVGGLTFGADPIAMATAFVSEIKGQPVSAFSIRKTKKDHGISKWIEGDLQKGDRVVIIDDVATTGGSTISAIERAREEGMEVARVIVLVDRQEGGMGNIRQHVKDAVALVTREELVAMAKKP; this is encoded by the coding sequence ATGAAAGAAGAACTCTTAAGGATTCTGTGTGAAAAGTCTGTAAAGACCTCGGACGAACCTGTTTTCAAACTTGTTTCAGGCAAGATGAGCGATTTTTATGTCAATTGCAAGCCAACAACCCTGAGCCCCAGAGGAATGTATCTGATAGGCAATCTTGTTTTTGATGCCATAAGGGGCGCCAATCCCCGCGGAGTCGGAGGCCTCACCTTTGGCGCAGACCCCATAGCAATGGCCACAGCCTTTGTTTCCGAGATCAAAGGACAGCCAGTAAGCGCCTTTTCCATAAGAAAGACCAAAAAGGATCACGGGATTTCAAAATGGATAGAAGGTGATCTTCAGAAAGGTGACAGGGTCGTAATCATCGATGACGTGGCAACAACCGGAGGCTCTACAATTTCAGCCATTGAAAGGGCAAGGGAAGAAGGAATGGAAGTTGCCCGCGTGATCGTCCTTGTTGACCGTCAGGAAGGCGGAATGGGGAATATAAGACAGCATGTAAAAGACGCTGTTGCCCTGGTAACAAGGGAAGAGCTTGTGGCAATGGCGAAAAAGCCATAA
- a CDS encoding transporter substrate-binding domain-containing protein: protein MPSKTYSYSCILLFSFLALALIGICSVETAYSEPLPPKAENKIIIGDDHSYPPYAFLDENGQPSGFNIDISKALARELGIRVEIRLEPWSKVKTDLESGQIDAISGMFNMPERRLFFDFSTRHNISAYTLFVRAGSGIKKAGDAKNRELIVEKSDIGHDWAIANDFSKKIIPVPSITEALTLLAAGKHDAVLVGRMQGYYIIEKFKLQDLVAVEDNLFEMDYCFAVKKGNADLLDKLNTGLQILKSSGKYNEIYDKWFAVYETDNFILKAKSYLWLFKWVIVFLVFVFGGMWAWNFSLRRAVNTKIRNLNESEQRFKSIFEFSYDAMSVWDQEFRCAFVNSSAIDLFKIKEKIPSGADISSCFRHIPELGTILKGKIDRAFQTGQPIKSEDHFEVDGNIIFTESVFSPIRHYNSEVYAVVVICRDTTARKIAEARLAKSEAVFSKMVQNASDIFVIIKPDGVIRYVSPAIETITGFCPDELRKSILSITHPDDISIVEKAWKECTGNPLNAVKVEFRHAHKNGGFVHLEAIGQSFIDDPDINGVIATARSVEDRKTEEDKRIEMERQLLHTQKLESLGVLAGGIAHDFNNLLMAIMGYAELCSYEISAGSMASSHMNEILKASQRAAELCQQLLAYTGKGRFIIERINVDDVIRDMIPLLETCISKKANIALNLEANLPEMEADASQIRQIIMNLIINASEAIGDRNGLISISARKVFGGEIPPDSAFFSTVNPKSEYINLEISDNGCGMNQDTLSKIFEPFFTTKFTGRGLGMAAVQGIVKGHCGAILIQSEPEVGTVFNLYFPASLTGIASMSGSDQEMEVDESEIPHGKILLVDDEEIIRKVGTGMLEKLGFQVLTAQDGQEALSVYRRSRDEIACIILDLTMPVMDGEEAYNEFLKIDPDVRVIVASGYSETEISSMFSGKGLVRFIQKPFKVDALKRIIHRALE from the coding sequence GTGCCTTCAAAGACCTACTCATATAGCTGCATATTGCTTTTCAGCTTTTTGGCATTAGCTCTTATTGGTATATGCTCAGTCGAAACTGCTTATTCTGAACCGCTGCCTCCAAAAGCTGAAAATAAAATCATAATTGGCGATGACCACAGCTATCCTCCATACGCTTTTCTGGATGAAAACGGCCAGCCATCAGGTTTTAACATTGATATTTCAAAGGCACTCGCCCGCGAACTGGGCATAAGGGTTGAAATACGTCTGGAACCCTGGAGCAAGGTAAAGACCGATCTCGAATCAGGTCAGATAGACGCCATATCAGGCATGTTCAATATGCCTGAAAGAAGACTCTTTTTCGATTTCTCCACAAGGCATAATATCTCGGCATATACTCTTTTTGTAAGAGCAGGTTCTGGCATAAAAAAAGCCGGTGACGCTAAAAACAGGGAACTCATTGTTGAAAAATCCGATATCGGCCATGACTGGGCCATTGCTAACGATTTTTCCAAAAAGATAATACCTGTCCCAAGTATTACGGAAGCGCTTACTCTTCTTGCAGCAGGAAAACATGACGCTGTTCTTGTCGGAAGAATGCAGGGGTATTACATAATAGAAAAATTTAAGCTTCAGGATCTTGTGGCTGTTGAAGACAATCTTTTTGAGATGGACTACTGCTTTGCCGTTAAAAAGGGGAATGCGGATCTTCTTGATAAATTGAACACAGGTCTGCAGATTTTGAAGTCTTCGGGAAAGTACAATGAAATATATGACAAATGGTTTGCAGTATATGAGACAGACAATTTTATTCTTAAGGCCAAATCATATCTATGGCTTTTTAAATGGGTCATCGTGTTTCTGGTATTTGTATTCGGAGGAATGTGGGCATGGAATTTTTCATTAAGAAGGGCCGTAAATACCAAAATAAGAAATCTGAATGAAAGTGAGCAAAGGTTCAAATCCATATTTGAATTCAGCTACGATGCGATGTCTGTATGGGATCAGGAATTCAGATGCGCATTCGTTAATTCTTCAGCAATCGATCTTTTTAAAATAAAGGAGAAAATCCCATCTGGCGCTGATATATCCTCCTGTTTCCGCCATATACCGGAACTTGGCACCATTCTTAAAGGAAAGATCGATAGGGCCTTTCAAACAGGCCAGCCCATAAAGTCTGAGGATCATTTCGAGGTAGACGGAAACATAATTTTCACGGAATCAGTCTTTTCTCCGATCAGGCACTATAACTCCGAGGTCTATGCAGTTGTAGTAATATGCAGAGACACGACAGCAAGAAAAATTGCCGAAGCCCGTCTTGCCAAGAGCGAAGCCGTATTCAGCAAAATGGTTCAGAACGCTTCTGATATTTTTGTAATCATAAAGCCAGACGGAGTAATTCGATATGTGAGCCCTGCAATTGAGACCATTACAGGATTCTGCCCTGATGAGCTTAGAAAATCCATCCTGTCCATAACACATCCCGATGATATTTCCATCGTGGAAAAAGCCTGGAAAGAATGCACCGGGAATCCATTAAATGCTGTCAAGGTTGAATTCCGGCATGCTCATAAAAATGGAGGATTTGTTCATCTTGAAGCGATTGGTCAGAGCTTCATTGATGATCCTGATATTAACGGCGTTATTGCAACGGCAAGGTCAGTTGAGGATAGAAAGACAGAAGAGGACAAGAGAATAGAAATGGAGCGCCAGCTTCTCCATACCCAGAAGCTGGAAAGTCTTGGCGTTCTTGCCGGAGGCATAGCCCACGATTTTAATAATCTGCTAATGGCCATCATGGGCTATGCTGAACTGTGCAGCTATGAAATATCAGCAGGCAGCATGGCGTCATCCCATATGAATGAAATCCTGAAGGCATCCCAGAGGGCCGCTGAATTATGCCAGCAGCTTCTTGCCTATACTGGCAAGGGCAGATTTATCATCGAAAGGATAAATGTTGATGATGTTATCAGGGATATGATTCCCCTGCTTGAAACCTGTATTTCCAAAAAAGCGAATATAGCCCTGAATCTTGAGGCAAATCTGCCTGAGATGGAGGCTGATGCCAGTCAGATTCGGCAGATAATAATGAATCTTATAATCAATGCGTCAGAAGCCATCGGAGATAGGAACGGCCTTATTTCCATTTCAGCCAGAAAGGTTTTTGGAGGAGAAATCCCTCCTGACTCAGCTTTTTTCAGCACAGTAAATCCTAAGTCAGAATATATAAATCTGGAAATTTCAGATAATGGGTGCGGAATGAATCAGGATACTCTCTCAAAAATTTTTGAGCCCTTTTTTACCACCAAGTTCACGGGAAGGGGTCTCGGAATGGCTGCTGTCCAGGGCATTGTAAAAGGGCACTGCGGAGCTATTCTGATTCAAAGCGAACCAGAGGTTGGAACTGTTTTCAATCTTTATTTTCCTGCGTCTCTAACGGGTATTGCATCAATGTCTGGCTCGGATCAGGAGATGGAGGTTGATGAATCCGAAATTCCGCACGGGAAAATCCTTCTTGTTGATGATGAAGAAATCATAAGGAAAGTCGGAACAGGAATGCTTGAAAAACTTGGATTTCAGGTGTTGACTGCCCAGGATGGACAGGAGGCCCTGTCTGTTTATCGCAGGAGCAGGGATGAAATTGCGTGCATAATTCTTGATCTGACCATGCCTGTAATGGACGGAGAAGAGGCATATAATGAGTTCTTGAAAATAGATCCCGACGTCAGGGTGATAGTGGCAAGCGGTTATTCTGAAACCGAAATATCATCCATGTTTTCAGGAAAAGGACTCGTAAGATTCATTCAGAAACCCTTCAAGGTAGATGCCCTCAAGAGAATCATACATAGAGCCCTTGAGTGA
- a CDS encoding AzlC family ABC transporter permease, with protein sequence MKIFIKGLGQSLVIAMGYIPVAIAFGVTSVKMGLDPIEAIMASILVFAGASQFMLVALWNTGTGIAMASLIMFLINLRHIFYGPSLFSKTKPEKRYLLPLISFGITDEVYATSLVKSNSIIEDERLSWTAGLETGAYLSWISGTAIGAILGDQILKNYPVIESTLSFALPALFLSLFLSIYDSKNVAMLAATAVPVIVLQYLGFTSAAVIAGIVSGITSSALFGKKD encoded by the coding sequence ATGAAAATTTTTATAAAAGGACTCGGCCAGAGCCTTGTAATAGCCATGGGATATATTCCCGTGGCAATAGCTTTTGGTGTTACTTCTGTCAAAATGGGGCTTGATCCGATTGAGGCGATAATGGCCTCAATTCTTGTTTTTGCGGGCGCAAGCCAGTTTATGCTTGTGGCCCTCTGGAATACGGGTACAGGCATTGCAATGGCAAGCCTGATCATGTTTCTGATAAATCTCAGGCATATTTTTTACGGGCCATCCCTTTTTTCAAAAACAAAGCCTGAAAAAAGATATCTTCTGCCCCTGATTTCTTTTGGAATAACAGACGAAGTATATGCTACCTCCCTCGTAAAATCAAATTCCATTATTGAAGATGAAAGACTCTCCTGGACAGCAGGACTTGAAACAGGAGCTTATCTTTCATGGATTTCAGGAACGGCCATTGGCGCTATCCTTGGCGATCAGATTCTCAAGAATTATCCAGTGATAGAATCAACCCTCTCGTTTGCCTTGCCAGCCCTTTTCCTTTCTCTGTTTCTGAGCATATATGATTCAAAAAATGTTGCCATGCTTGCAGCAACTGCCGTTCCGGTGATAGTTCTACAGTATTTAGGATTTACTTCCGCAGCGGTCATAGCAGGAATAGTAAGCGGAATAACCTCTTCAGCACTTTTTGGAAAGAAAGACTGA
- the speA gene encoding biosynthetic arginine decarboxylase: MIKKDTLERWTIEKSADIYGIQNWGAGYFDISQNGEVVITPFPERKEIAISIPSIIDGMRERGMGMPLLLRIENILDSQISNLHDAFYRAIKHVGYKGQYRGVYPIKVNQQKQVVEKISDFGRRYHYGLEAGSKAELIAALSFFKDPEACLICNGYKDEEFVDIALYARKMGFKCFIVVEMPSELELIMERSRILDVKPLIGVRIKLASRAGGHWTESGGDRSIFGLNTTQVIGLVDVLRQHDMLDCLQLLHYHLGSQIPNIRDIRNAVLEACRIYTGLVDEGAAMGYLDLGGGLAVDYDGSHTNFKSSRNYTHDEYCADIIETVMSTMDEKDITHPTIITESGRAIVAYYSLLLFNILDVSRLDPFPFLDNLPNDLPDVIANLLDVLHSVNVRNIQECFNDAIYYRDEIRTRFKHGDITLRERSLGENIFWHTIHSISEETKNLKYIPSDLKDLNSALCDIYYANMSVFQSLPDSWAIDHLFPVMPVHRLEEMPTRQGIIADITCDCDGKIDKFIDLHGVRRALPLHDLKENEEYYLGTFLVGAYQETLGDLHNLFGDTNVVSVRIHADGTYDFVKEHEGDSVADILTYVEYDPKSMLNRLRETAEQAVRDEKISVPDRLQILKAYESGLRGYTYYER; this comes from the coding sequence TTGATAAAAAAAGACACCCTGGAACGCTGGACTATTGAAAAGTCAGCAGACATTTACGGAATTCAGAACTGGGGAGCAGGTTATTTTGACATCTCGCAAAATGGAGAGGTTGTAATTACCCCTTTTCCAGAACGTAAAGAAATCGCCATAAGCATTCCGTCCATAATTGATGGCATGCGAGAGCGAGGAATGGGAATGCCTTTGCTTTTGAGAATCGAAAACATTCTTGATTCTCAGATTTCAAATCTTCATGACGCTTTTTACAGGGCCATCAAACACGTTGGTTATAAAGGCCAGTACAGAGGTGTTTATCCTATAAAGGTCAACCAGCAGAAACAGGTTGTGGAAAAGATATCTGACTTCGGCAGGCGTTATCATTATGGCCTCGAAGCGGGCTCAAAGGCTGAACTCATAGCGGCGCTCTCTTTTTTCAAGGATCCCGAGGCATGCCTCATCTGCAATGGTTACAAAGATGAAGAGTTTGTGGATATCGCACTCTACGCAAGAAAAATGGGCTTTAAATGCTTCATCGTTGTGGAAATGCCCAGCGAGCTTGAACTCATAATGGAAAGATCAAGAATTCTTGACGTAAAACCTCTCATCGGCGTCAGAATCAAGCTGGCTTCAAGGGCTGGCGGTCACTGGACAGAATCCGGCGGCGACAGAAGCATATTCGGACTCAACACAACCCAGGTAATAGGCCTGGTCGATGTATTGAGGCAGCATGACATGCTCGACTGTCTCCAGTTGCTTCATTATCATCTTGGTTCCCAGATTCCTAATATACGCGATATAAGAAACGCGGTGCTGGAAGCCTGCCGCATTTATACAGGCCTTGTTGATGAAGGCGCAGCCATGGGATACCTTGACCTTGGGGGGGGGCTTGCGGTCGATTATGACGGATCTCATACCAATTTCAAAAGCAGTCGTAACTACACCCATGACGAGTACTGCGCGGATATAATAGAAACGGTCATGAGCACAATGGATGAGAAGGATATTACTCATCCCACAATAATTACGGAGTCAGGCAGGGCCATAGTCGCATATTATTCGCTTCTGCTTTTCAATATTCTGGATGTCAGCAGACTCGATCCTTTTCCTTTCCTTGACAATCTTCCCAATGATCTTCCGGATGTAATAGCGAACCTGCTTGATGTACTTCATTCCGTAAATGTCAGAAACATTCAGGAATGTTTTAACGACGCCATTTATTATAGGGATGAAATCAGAACCAGATTCAAACATGGTGACATAACCCTGCGTGAAAGGTCTCTTGGCGAGAATATTTTCTGGCACACCATTCACTCAATTTCAGAAGAAACAAAAAACCTGAAATACATACCAAGCGATCTGAAAGATTTAAACAGTGCTCTTTGCGATATTTATTACGCAAACATGAGCGTATTCCAGTCACTTCCGGACTCCTGGGCCATTGATCATCTTTTTCCGGTTATGCCTGTTCACAGACTCGAGGAAATGCCCACACGTCAGGGAATCATTGCTGACATCACATGTGACTGCGACGGCAAGATCGACAAATTCATAGACCTTCACGGAGTTCGAAGGGCTCTTCCTCTCCATGACCTGAAGGAAAACGAAGAATACTACCTCGGCACATTTCTTGTCGGAGCCTATCAGGAAACCCTGGGAGACCTTCACAACCTTTTCGGAGACACAAACGTCGTAAGCGTCAGAATTCATGCTGACGGCACCTATGACTTTGTCAAGGAGCATGAGGGTGATTCTGTCGCAGACATCCTTACCTATGTTGAATATGATCCTAAATCCATGCTCAACAGGCTGAGGGAAACAGCCGAGCAGGCTGTAAGGGATGAAAAAATATCTGTTCCTGACAGATTGCAGATTCTGAAGGCATATGAATCAGGCCTCAGAGGATATACTTATTACGAAAGATAA
- the asnS gene encoding asparagine--tRNA ligase, producing the protein MKRSRIKSVIKEGKKADQVMICGWVRTRRDSKEFSFLEINDGSCLMNIQVIADSSLVNYDEIIHLSTGSSVTVEGLLVESPGKGQNIEIKAEKIGIIGKAADDYPLQKKRHSEEFLRSIAHLRPRTNRFGAMFRIRSEIAIAIHNYFREKGFCYLHTPIITGSDCEGAGEMFRITCLDKLPSPDETGKKDFSADFFGKETNLTVSGQLEAELFALALGDVYTFGPTFRAENSNTSRHAAEFWMVEPEMAFCDLAGDMELAEDFLKYLIRFALEKCHEDLDIFSKFVDENLKSHLEAILNQDFIRLPYKEAVKILIESGKTFDFKPEYGKDLQSEHERFLTGDHFKGPVIVYNYPKTIKPFYMRVNDDNETVAAMDVLVPRIGEIIGGSQREERLDILEKRMDGMGMNKEEYWWYLDSRKYGSVPHSGFGMGFERFLMLLTGTTNIRDVIPFPRTPGNVDF; encoded by the coding sequence ATGAAAAGAAGCAGGATTAAATCCGTCATAAAAGAAGGAAAAAAAGCCGATCAGGTGATGATCTGCGGATGGGTCAGAACGAGAAGGGATTCAAAGGAATTTTCCTTTCTGGAAATAAATGACGGTTCATGCCTTATGAATATTCAGGTCATAGCGGATTCAAGCCTCGTAAATTATGATGAGATTATTCACCTTTCAACAGGATCTTCGGTAACAGTGGAAGGGCTTCTTGTCGAATCTCCGGGAAAAGGCCAAAATATTGAAATAAAAGCCGAAAAAATCGGCATTATAGGCAAAGCTGCGGATGACTACCCTTTACAGAAAAAGCGTCACTCAGAGGAGTTTTTAAGAAGCATAGCCCATCTCAGGCCAAGGACAAACCGGTTCGGCGCAATGTTCAGAATAAGGTCAGAAATAGCCATTGCCATACATAATTATTTCAGGGAAAAAGGCTTTTGTTATCTCCATACCCCTATAATTACCGGTTCTGATTGCGAAGGCGCCGGAGAGATGTTCAGAATAACCTGCCTTGACAAACTTCCTTCTCCTGATGAAACAGGCAAGAAGGATTTTTCCGCAGATTTTTTTGGTAAAGAAACAAATCTCACAGTTTCCGGCCAGCTTGAAGCAGAACTTTTTGCCCTCGCACTTGGAGACGTTTACACTTTCGGCCCTACCTTCAGGGCTGAGAATTCAAATACGAGCAGGCATGCCGCAGAATTCTGGATGGTGGAGCCTGAAATGGCTTTCTGCGATCTTGCGGGCGATATGGAGCTTGCCGAGGATTTTTTGAAATACCTTATCCGCTTTGCTCTGGAAAAATGTCATGAAGATCTGGATATTTTTTCAAAATTTGTGGATGAAAACCTTAAGAGCCATCTCGAAGCCATTCTTAATCAAGACTTTATCAGGCTGCCATATAAGGAAGCCGTAAAAATACTTATTGAAAGCGGGAAAACTTTCGATTTCAAACCTGAATACGGCAAGGATCTTCAGTCCGAGCACGAAAGATTTCTGACAGGAGACCATTTCAAAGGCCCGGTTATAGTCTATAATTATCCAAAGACAATAAAGCCCTTTTATATGAGGGTAAATGACGACAATGAAACAGTCGCTGCCATGGACGTTCTTGTGCCAAGAATCGGAGAGATAATCGGCGGATCCCAGCGTGAAGAAAGGCTGGATATTCTCGAAAAGAGAATGGACGGCATGGGTATGAACAAGGAAGAATACTGGTGGTATCTGGATTCGAGGAAATACGGAAGCGTTCCTCACAGCGGTTTTGGAATGGGTTTCGAAAGATTCCTCATGCTTCTGACAGGAACTACAAATATCAGGGACGTAATTCCTTTTCCAAGAACTCCTGGAAATGTTGATTTCTAA
- a CDS encoding AzlD domain-containing protein, protein MREDFFTMIIVSTAITYSLRFVPTWLSTSRKLASFFSPENSSAAWIKAVGPSAIISLFLVSVVPRSSAMPDLKSLMATVAGVFMTAAAYGFRKNIVFSTLSGIGAYGLTIFLFGCSI, encoded by the coding sequence ATGCGCGAAGATTTTTTCACAATGATAATAGTATCAACCGCCATAACCTACAGCCTCAGATTCGTTCCAACCTGGCTGAGCACAAGCCGGAAATTAGCGTCCTTTTTTTCTCCTGAAAATTCGAGCGCAGCATGGATAAAGGCAGTGGGGCCGTCCGCCATTATTTCGCTTTTTCTGGTTTCAGTCGTGCCACGGTCATCTGCAATGCCTGATCTCAAATCTTTGATGGCCACAGTTGCAGGAGTTTTCATGACCGCGGCTGCTTACGGTTTCCGCAAGAATATCGTTTTTTCAACTCTTTCTGGAATAGGAGCTTATGGGCTTACTATTTTTCTTTTTGGATGTTCCATATAA